The Candidatus Phytoplasma asteris DNA segment ATGGATGGAAGATAATAAGTTTTTTTGTTATAAAGTGGCAAAAATGAATTTGTCCCTGCATTGCTTTTAGTTTTTAACGTTGGGACTTGTTTGACTAATGAATGGCTAACTTCTTTTATTTCGCTATTATCGCTAACTGTTTTCATTTGCAATATTTTTTTAATAAAAGCAACGATAGATAAGGTATTTTTTCCTTGCACTAACAAAGTTCCGTTATTATAAACTGTTATTTTAGCCAAAGAATCATCTATAACAAAAGCAACCGTTTTATTAGGTGATAATTTTAATTGTTTGTAGTAGAATTTTTTAATTGTTGCTACTTGATTGTTGTTCAATTTGAAACTATAATTTGACATCACTTAATACCTCCTTAATATTTCTTGCATTTTGGCAGTTTTTGTTGTCTTTGGTTTTGCAAAAAAGACCAAAATTTGTCATCACTTCTTTTATTATATATCACAATAAACTGAAAAAAGATAAAATAACAAGCTAATATTTGCAATTTATATAAAAAAAATTAGAATATTTGAAAAACATTCTAACTTTGAATTGAAAATTATTTTTGCAAAATTATTTTTGATTAAAATTGCTTTTTGAAAGTCTTGCAACTTGCAACTTAGTTTATTTTTTTAATTACATCTTTTATAAATAGCCAATTTATAAATGGAAAGGGGCAAATATTGTTTTTAAACTTGAGTTTGTTTATGATAAAAGAAACTTTGCAAATGATAAGAGACTTTTTGCAACAAAAATATTGCTCTTCATTATTTATGGTTTTTAAAAAAGTTTTGCAATACTGTTTCATATTGATTATTTTCTTTATCTTTATAAAAATTAACATTATTTTCCATCAAGTAATAACGCAGTTTTTTGGGAATAAAAATACGAATTTCTTCTTCATTATACCCAATTTAAATTTTTTGATCTTTAATAATGATAGGTCTTTTTAAAATTTCAGGATTTTCAATAATAATTTTTTTGATGTTATCGGTGTTGATAGTTTCCAAATCTATTTGTTTTTCTTTAAAAATTTTGGAACGTCGCGAAATAATATCATCAAACCCATAATCACAATTTTTTAAAATTAAATCCAGATCTTGTGGTTGCATTTTATAATTTAACAAATTACGCTCTTCGTATCTTACCCCATGAGCTTTTAACCATTTTTTAACTTTTTTACAAGAAACACAACTAAAACTCGTATAAACAATTACCATAATTATTTATGCAATTCTCCTTTGATAAAATAAATTAATGAATGAATTTTGGCGTGCAAAAATGCGATATTCATATATTAAAAATATTATATTTTATTTTTAAAATGTAATAGTGCTATTAAAAATTTTAAATTATAATTAATTTGAGTTATAAAATGTAGAAGGTTTGTTTTTTAGTTAAATAATGGTTTAATTTTGAAAAATATTTATAATCCTAAGGCAAATCCAAAGGCAAAATGTTTTTTAATGCAACATCTGCATATACTAAAAGGAAAAACAAAAGGAAAATCAATGCAAGAAAAGAAAAAAGAATAAAAAGGGTAAAAAGTTATTAAAATGATCCCAAAATATTTAAAAAAGAGACCGTTTTATTTTTTAAAAAAGTTATTTATTGTTGTTCAATAAAAAATTTTAATATTAAAAAACGGTGTTAATATAAAAATCGAAATAAATTTGGAATAAAAAAATAATTCGATAAATAATAAAATAAATTTGGTGCACTATTTGCAAAAAAAGATATCATTGTAAAAAATCAAATAGTTTTGAAAATGGTTTTTTAAAATAATGGAAATAAGAAAATAATGAAAAAATGCTATAAACTACTTTTAAACTGTCAAAATAATAGGAATAATAATTGGATTTCTCAAAGTAATTCCGTATATTTTAGAGGCAAGATAATCAACGATAATTTTGTTTAAAGTCTCTTTTTGCACTTCATCTTGTTTAATAGCAGTTTCAATACTATTTTTAATATCATAAGAAATTTGTTTAATCATTTCTTGATTATCTTTCATATAAATAAAGCCACGAGAAACAATTGTTGGTAAATTAAGGACTTTTTTTCTTTTTAAATCAATACTCATAACAACAGAAAATAAGCCTTTTTCACTCAGACTACGACGTTCTTTTAGGATGGCATTGCCCACATCGTCTATTCCAGAAGCATCGATAAAGACGTTGCCTACATTC contains these protein-coding regions:
- a CDS encoding Spx/MgsR family RNA polymerase-binding regulatory protein; its protein translation is MVIVYTSFSCVSCKKVKKWLKAHGVRYEERNLLNYKMQPQDLDLILKNCDYGFDDIISRRSKIFKEKQIDLETINTDNIKKIIIENPEILKRPIIIKDQKI